Proteins encoded within one genomic window of Oncorhynchus nerka isolate Pitt River linkage group LG17, Oner_Uvic_2.0, whole genome shotgun sequence:
- the LOC115144728 gene encoding zinc finger protein 135-like gives MSNIQLLRVFLNERLTYAAEEIFGVVEKTIVEYQEEVVRLQRLLDIVLQPEIKLRRAGVLLDLSLSVSEVEVPPDQLEWNTSLRQEDPQPTQIKEPDQQEWNTSLRQEDPQPTQIKEEPKEIGTSRDEEQLQGLEADTIDSTFTPAYVKSDCDEYPTHPSHLYQTQKEENGERDTLPSTTSELIKTQLDRENYVESEPTSVSQTFSEANPDCFAAQSENSKSVSGMEKGGPARGFKPVKSKRKHMVKGQNSCITTMGSTSTQLSHLKSHRQSFASPCCCKVCGKFFNYMSTLIRHVKTHTGDKDPQCGVCGKSMESSESKKDHLQTHIAANVSCHVCSKYFSCNSKLTEHMRIHTGEKPYRCCDCGQGFSTSGGLKRHTRRHSGEQLYHPDCGKGFGTSGDLKKHTRIYTGLSISLP, from the exons ATGTCTAACATACAGTTGTTGAGGGTGTTTCTCAACGAGAGATTAACATATGCTGCCGAGGAGATATTCGGGGTCGTTGAAAAAACTATAGTAGAGTATCAGGAGGAAGTTGTCCGTCTACAAAGGCTGCTCGACATTGTTCTTCAACCTGAGATAAAGCTACGCAGGGCAGGTGTGTTACTCG acctctctctctccgtctctgaaGTGGAGGTTCCCCCTGATCAGCTAGAGTGGAACACCAGTCTGAGGCAGGAGGACCCACAGCCCACACAGATCAAAGAGCCTGATCAGCAAGAGTGGAACACCAGTCTGAGGCAGGAGGACCCACAGCCCACACAGATAAAAGAGGAACCGAAGGAAATCGGGACCAGTCGGGACGAAGAACAGCTTCAAGGGCTTGAGGCAGATACCATAGACTCCACTTTCACTCCCGCCTATGTGAAAAGTGACTGTGATGAGTACCCAACTCACCCCTCACATCTCTATCAAACCCAAAAGGAAgaaaacggagagagagacactctaCCCAGTACTACATCTGAACTGATCAAAACACAACTTGACCGAGAGAACTATGTCGAATCAGAACCAACCAGTGTCTCTCAGACATTCTCTGAAGCAAATCCAGACTGTTTTGCAGCTCAGAGTGAAAACAGTAAAAGTGTCAGTGGCATGGAGAAGGGAGGACCTGCGAGAGGTTTTAAGCCAGTCAAATCAAAGAGAAAACATATGGTAAAAGGGCAAAACTCCTGTATCACTACTATGGGCAGCACATCCACACAGTTGTCCCATCTGAAATCACACAGGCAAAGTTTTGCTTCTCCCTGTTGTTGCAAGGTGTGTGGCAAGTTTTTTAATTACATGAGTACATTAATTAGACATGTTAAAACCCATACAGGGGATAAAGATCCTCAATGTGGTGTCTGTGGGAAAAGTATGGAGTCCTCAGAAAGTAAGAAAGATCACCTCCAAACTCACATTGCAGCTAATGTTTCTTGCCATGTTTGTAGTAAATATTTTTCCTGTAACAGTAAACTGACAGAGCACATGAggatccacacaggggagaaaccataTCGCTGCTGTGATTGTGGCCAAGGATTCAGCACAAGCGGTGGTCTGAAAAGACACACGCGGAGACACTCGGGAGAACAACTGTATCACCCTGATTGTGGCAAAGGATTCGGCACCAGCGGTGATCTGAAAAAACACACTAGAATTTACACAGGATTATCCATATCGCTGCCCTGA